In the genome of Raphanus sativus cultivar WK10039 chromosome 9, ASM80110v3, whole genome shotgun sequence, the window CTGGTGGAATTACGGTAACAACCACAACCACATATACGTGGTCTATAGTGATCAACTTTCTTGCAAGTCATCGAAAACTCCGCAAGATAGTGACCAATCATCTCAGGTTTAATCACGACCTCGTTAAACTTCATACCGTTATGCACTCCGACAACACTTCCAATCATCTCAGGGACAATGATCATGTTCCTCAGATGCGTTTTCACCACTTCAGGCTTCTTCTTGTCCCCATCTTTTGCTTCTTTCTTCGCCTTGCGTAGCTTCTTGATCAGAATCAGAGGCTTCTTCTTTAGCCCTCTGTAGAATCTCCTTCGAACACGAGCCTTGAAAAGCTTAGAGAGATCATATGTGGACATTTTGAGAAGAGCTTCGACGTTGAATCCTCTGAATGAGAACTTCTTGAACGTTCTTTGCTTTGTCGCAACCGCCACCGCCGTTGCAAACTCTGGTTCGTTGCTCGTCGCCAT includes:
- the LOC108826631 gene encoding 40S ribosomal protein S15-6 produces the protein MATSNEPEFATAVAVATKQRTFKKFSFRGFNVEALLKMSTYDLSKLFKARVRRRFYRGLKKKPLILIKKLRKAKKEAKDGDKKKPEVVKTHLRNMIIVPEMIGSVVGVHNGMKFNEVVIKPEMIGHYLAEFSMTCKKVDHYRPRICGCGCYRNSTRFIPLR